The SAR324 cluster bacterium genome has a window encoding:
- the mnmA gene encoding tRNA 2-thiouridine(34) synthase MnmA — MAGPRVAMAMSGGVDSSVAAALLKEEGYQVIGLHLKLYQGPEAKKRIKSCCSLDEALDARLICERLEIPFYVLDFQEDFQSNVIDYFINEYALGRTPNPCVMCNRTVKSELLLKKADELDCEFLATGHYAKILKDDNGKIELHRPRDRKKDQTYFLHGIPYHQLQRLIFPLQDHIKSEVRLFAKKLKLDSASKPDSQEICFIDEDYRQFLKAQNRITENPGNFINLDGKVLGKHRGIPFYTIGQRRGLGISDRTPWYVVAINVDENQVVLGKRENLLFNEIQVKDINWLIEQPNDPREITVQLRYSHRGCEAILTPLAIDQAILHLPYSERAVTAGQAAVFYEKDRVLGGGWIESCSNEEISMDIPA, encoded by the coding sequence ATGGCAGGACCAAGGGTAGCAATGGCGATGAGCGGAGGAGTTGACTCCTCCGTTGCCGCGGCCTTACTAAAAGAAGAGGGCTATCAGGTGATTGGACTTCACCTAAAACTGTATCAGGGCCCTGAAGCAAAAAAAAGAATTAAAAGTTGCTGCTCGCTTGATGAAGCTCTGGATGCTAGGCTAATTTGTGAACGATTAGAAATTCCATTTTATGTTTTGGATTTTCAGGAGGATTTTCAGTCAAACGTAATTGACTATTTTATCAATGAATACGCTTTGGGTAGAACTCCAAATCCATGCGTAATGTGCAATCGCACGGTCAAGAGCGAACTACTACTGAAAAAAGCGGACGAGCTGGATTGTGAATTCTTGGCAACAGGCCACTACGCGAAAATTCTGAAAGATGACAATGGAAAAATTGAGCTCCATCGACCAAGAGATCGCAAAAAAGACCAGACTTATTTTCTTCATGGTATTCCTTATCACCAACTCCAGCGCTTGATCTTTCCGTTACAAGACCATATCAAATCTGAGGTCCGACTATTCGCCAAAAAGCTCAAACTTGATTCTGCATCCAAGCCAGATAGTCAGGAAATTTGCTTTATAGATGAAGACTATCGACAATTTCTGAAAGCACAGAATCGCATCACTGAAAACCCAGGTAACTTTATAAATTTAGACGGCAAAGTACTTGGCAAACACAGGGGAATTCCTTTCTACACTATTGGACAACGCAGAGGTTTGGGGATTAGTGACAGGACCCCATGGTATGTGGTAGCCATAAATGTTGATGAGAATCAGGTGGTTCTTGGCAAAAGAGAGAATCTCCTGTTCAATGAGATTCAAGTAAAAGATATCAACTGGCTCATTGAACAACCGAATGACCCCAGAGAGATCACGGTCCAGTTGAGATATTCTCATCGAGGATGTGAAGCGATATTGACACCTCTGGCAATAGATCAAGCGATATTGCATCTGCCCTATTCTGAGCGTGCTGTCACCGCAGGACAAGCTGCAGTGTTTTATGAGAAGGATCGAGTGCTCGGTGGTGGTTGGATCGAGAGTTGCTCCAATGAAGAAATCTCGATGGACATCCCTGCATGA